Below is a window of Ovis aries strain OAR_USU_Benz2616 breed Rambouillet chromosome 20, ARS-UI_Ramb_v3.0, whole genome shotgun sequence DNA.
CCACTCACATaccccctccttcccttcccttcccagtgCTGAAAGCTGCCTCGGGCCTGAGTCTCTCCAGACCTCCCCAGTCCAGCCCCCTGCCTGGCCCCCGCCCTCCCCCAGCAGCTCCCCAGCCTTACTGGCTTTCCTGGAGGTCCTTTCGCCTGGCCTCTCTTCCAGCTCCTCCTCTCTGACATGCTGCCCCTTTGGGTCTCCACCTCTTtgccgcccccacccccgaaGGCTCTTACGACAGGCCGGGGTGGGGGAGAGTGAAGGGATAAATCCTGTCCACCAGCTTTTTTGGAGAGGGGCCATCAGTGGCAGAGTGAGGGGCAGAGACTAGCCCTGTAGGCCAGATGCCCACCTACTTCTAGGCCACTCCCTGAGGGTCTGACACTGGTTCCCATCTCTCTCGTTCTAAGAGGACTCAGACCCAAGAAACAAGGTGTTACTAATGGCCACAGATATCCTGAAGAGGGAAGAAACAGAATCCTGAAGAGCGAAGAAACAGagatgggagaggaaaaaaaagtcagcagAGGCAGACCCAGGGCTCTCCTTGATGTTCCCTGTCTCTGTGAAGGAGGGAGGGTCTTGTCTCCTCATTTGTCCCTAGCCTTCAGTATTACCTTTGGTTCTATTTTGTCCCGATCCCCAGACATAGATGAGTGCCGCTTGAACAACGGGGGCTGTGACCACATTTGCCGCAACACAGTGGGCAGCTTCGAATGCAGCTGCAAGAAGGGCTATAAGCTTCTCATCAACGAGAGGAACTGCCAGGGTGAGCAGACCTGGGCCAAGGGAAAAGCCTCTGGAGAGTTTCTAGAGTAGGAGAGCTTCAAAGAGGCCAGAGGGCCAGAGTATGAGAAGCTCAAAGGACACTGTGGGGAGTCTCCATAGGCAGTGTCATGCTGTGACCTAGCAAACATGCTCCTTCCTCTTGGCAAATCAGCCCTTCTGGGGCACGCGGCTCgacaaggagggaggaggggatttCACCCCAGTTCACATCCTTGGCAGGATCTGACCAGCCTAACCACACATGGCGGCCCTAATCCACAGCACAGATCTCCAAGTTCCTGACTTCAAAGACTCCAAATGGAGGGGCTTAGGGGGGTGGGTAGGCATTGCTGAGTCACAGATCTTAGGGCTGGGCCAGAGGTAGGAACTCTTCAGTTTGAGGGAGAGAGCCAAGGCCCCTCCCTGGGGCCCTTCACCTGAGTAGGAGTCACAGGGTCAAGTGGCCCCAAGACAGATGCAGTGGCTTGAAACCTTGCCCTTCCAGATATAGACGAGTGTTCCTTTGACCGGACCTGTGACCACATCTGTGTGAACACGCCAGGGAGCTTCCAGTGCCTCTGCCGTCATGGCTACCTCCTGTATGGCGTCACCCACTGTGGGGGTAAGCCGGCACCTCTGGCCCTCAGCCCCTCACCTCCTCGCCTTTCAGCTGAACACACCCCTGAGGGGGCTTGTGTCTGTGGGCAGTCCCCAGGTGCATGTGCCATGCCTACATCCATCATGAGGAAATGGGAGAAATGAAGACAGTGGAGACACTGGGGTATCAGGAAACAGCATCCTGTTTCCAAAACTTCTGTCTCCCATCCTCATCACTGTCCCTTGACTTTCATCCTTAGCCCCCAGATTACAACTCCTCTGCTAGGTAGGCatggaaaacttttaaaactttgttaGCTTGGCCCCTTCTCAATCCTTCTTTGGACTGAGAACAGAGACCAGGGAAGAAGGTCCTAGGTTTGAACTCTTCTCAGACCGGGAATCATCTTAGGGTACCTGGAACTCTAACCAAAGGCCCCCCACTCACCGCCCATGTCCTGGCTCCTGCTCCCCCCATTGTTTGTCTGTGTCTCCCGCCTCCTTCCCCTAGATGTGGATGAGTGCAGCATCAACCGGGGAGGCTGCCGCTTTGGCTGTGTCAACACTCCTGGCAGCTACCAGTGTACCTGCCCAGCAGGCCAGGGCCGGCTGCACTGGAACGGGAAAGACTGCACAGGTGGGTGGCGCCCTCTGCTGGCGGAAGCTTGCACTGCAGTTTCAGGGTAGGGGGTCCCTGGGGTCCTGGAAATTGTGGAGTTAGGGTATGAAGGAGTAGGGGATGGAGAATGTAGTCGTTTGAGACATGGGGTTCCCAGTAAATAACTCCTTCGTCCATTTCCATGTACAACTGCAATTCTGCATGTAGCTCATTCTCTTCCTCCAATTACACACCTGACTGACTGACAGGCTAGAGCGGGTAGGGGAGGAAGAGCCTCTCTTCCTCAGGCTTCTCTCCTCTTCCTAGAGCCAGTGAAGTGTCAGAGTAGTCCTGGTGCCTCAAAAGCCATGCTCAGCTGCAACCGGTCTGGGAAGAAGGACACCTGTGCCCTGACCTGCCCATCCCGGGCCCGGTTTTTGCCAGGTATGTAGAGGAGGTTGCTGGAGGGCTGGCAGGGAGGAAGCCTGGCTGTTTAGGCAGCTCCTCTGCTCCCCTTGGGTTCCTTCAGCcagtgaggggcagggggcaTGTCAGAGCTGTGACAGCCCCCTTCTCTCAGAGTCTGAGAATGGCTTCACCGTGAGCTGTGGCAtccccagccccagggctgcTCCAGCCCGAGCTAGCCATGCCGGGAACAGCACGAACTCCAACCACTGCCATGGTGAGCACCAGCCCAGACGCCTTGTCTCATGCTACTCCTGGCTTATTAACCCCAATTTCCCTTCCTTATTAATCCTCCTGGCCTTATTTTTTCCTGGATCCCCTTCTTTACTCTGTATTTGTCCAGCCCTGCTGCCTTGCTCCCTCTGCCCTTGATGTCTGATGCTCTTGGCTTTCGTAACCCCTCTCCTCCAGCCAAGACCCTGGGCCCAGCTTCCCAATACCCTCTAtagccacccccaccctcacgGGGCCCCCAGGCTGTGCTGAGCTTCTGCCATCCCTCTAGAGGCTGCAGTGCTGACGGTTAAACAGCGTGCTTCCTTCAAGATCAAAGACGCCAAGTGCCATTTGCACCTGCGAAACAAAGGCAAAGTGGAAGAGACCAGCAGGATCGCGGGGCCAGGTCTGGACTGGGGACCCCGATCCAGTGGGCTATCTGGCCGCCAAAcccttcccacccctcacctCCTCAGCTTAGTGAGAGCTCCAAAACCCACTGACACCCTGAATTCTGGACAGAGCAGGGGAAGAAGTGGTTGCAGGTGCAGGGTCCAAGGAAGTCCTAGGATGTTCCCCACAAACTAATTTCTATACTAAACTAGAAGGACAGTCAAAGATCTGGTGAGATCTGTCTGGGTCGGGATGGGAAAATGAAAGCCAGGAGTGAGAACACTGTCTCCAGGGGGTACCCCTGAGGTTGACAAGGCCTCTTCCCTAGGTGGCACCCCCTGCTCTGACTGCCAGGTCACCTTCATCCACCTCAAATGTGACTCCTCTCGGAAGGGCAAGGGCCGACGGGCCCGGACCCCTCCAGGCAAGGAAGTCACTCGGCTCACTCTGGAACTGGAGGCAGAAGTCAGGGCCGAGGAGACCACAGGTGGGACTGGGGACACCGTTGGGAGGATGGAAAGGGGAGGGCAAAGGTGGGCAAACAGCAGTCTTGGCAGCAAAGGGAAAGGCCAGAGCCTGTCAAAGGGCGGAGCCTGTCGAAGGGCGGAGCCTGTCAAAGGGCGGAGCCTGCCTAAAGCTAAGTTGAGGACCCAGTCCCTCTACCCAAGCCCCTCCTAGCTCCTCGCTTTGCTGCCTCACCCTCCTGCTCACAAccactctttctctttcttctccaacTCATAACACCATCCATCACCAGCTGGCTGTGGGCTGCCCTGCCTCCGACAGCGAATGGAACGGCGGCTAAAAGGATCCCTGAAGATGCTTAGAAAGTCCATCAACCAGGACCGCTTCCTACTGCGCCTGGCAGGCCTCGATTATGAGTTGGCCCACAAGCCAGGCCCAGTAGCTGGGGAGCGAGTTGAACCAGTGGAGGCCTGTAGGCCTGGGCAGCACCGCTCTGGGGCCAAGTGTGGTAAGGGAGCTTGCTGGGGAGCAGGGGAGTAGGGAAGGCTCAGCTCGGGTCTGGTTCAGAGCAGGACACTTTACATCTCTCAAGGTGTGAGGCAGCCAAGACCCTCCTGCCCATCATCTTCCCCTCCTTGGTCCCAGACTGAGATCTAGAGGGCCATCATGTGGAGCTACCAACACTCCTGCACATGGCTTTGGCCCCTGAGCCTCCCCAGCAGGATTCTGTCTGATCCCAGACCAAGAGGTTCTCCTTGAAtctgggggagagggaaggggagccCCAGACCTGGGTGGTGGGAAATAGGTGGGGGTGGGTGGCTAGCGCGGCCGACTCTCCCTCAGTCAGCTGCCCGCAGGGAACGTATTACCACGGCCAGACGGAGCAGTGTGTGCCATGCCCAGCGGGCACCTTCCAGGAGAGAGAAGGGCAGCTCTCCTGCGACCTTTGCCCTGGGAGTGATGCCCACGGGCCTCTCGGAGCCACCAACGTCACCACATGTGCAGGTGCCAGGGGAACAAACAATACAGAGTGGGGTAGGGTGGGCACTGGGACGCCCACAGCATGGGACTTCCCAAGGGCAGGCCCAGGTGCCAGGCCACTCTCCTTGTCAACATCCTATTTGCGTGTGCCTCTGTCCCGAGACTGGGGGACCCTGTGGGGATAACCAGGACCACCCCCATCAGAGTCGGGCCCTTGGCTCATTGCAGGTCAGTGCTCACCTGGCCAACACTCTGCAGATGGGTTCAAGCCCTGCCAGCCGTGCCCACGTGGCACCTATCAACCTGAAGCAGGAAGGACCCTGTGCTTCCCATGCGGTGGAGGCCTCACCACTAAGCATGAGGGAGCCATCTCCTTCCAAGACTGTGACACCAAAGGTGAGTGGGCTCCTTACCCTGGTAGGATCCCTGGCCCCAACTGCCTCCCAAACTCTCTCCAGATCCCCAGAGTAGACCCAGGTATGCTGCCCAACCATCTTCCCCAAACCACTAAAGGCCCAGCTGCATGACCAGCCCCACCATCCTACTCACAGGACGCATCCTGGCCCTCCAGCAGTCCTAAGCCTGGGAACTGGGGAAAGAGTAACAGCTCCACTTAGCCCTCTGCTTTGCAAGTGGCGCCACCTCCCCTCAAAGCTGCAAACGAGTTTCTCTGCAGATGGCTGTGCTCAGTGCCCGAGAGAACAGGCTGACACTGTGACCAACCGCGCtggctagtttgtttcctcctgggCCTAAATTCTGGCGTGACTAGGGAAGGTTGGGACTCCAGAAGGAACTCTAGTGTCTTTAGTTTATTCTCTATGGTGAATGTGTCCCTGCCCCAGAATTCCTGCTGGCCTGCCATCTTAACCCCTGCTCCTCCCCCCTGCCTGCAGTCCAGTGCTCCCCTGGGCACTACTACAACACCAGCATCCACCGCTGCATCCGCTGTGCCATGGGCTCCTATCAGCCTGACTTCCGTCAGAATTTCTGCACCCGCTGTCCAGGAAACACAAGCACTGACTTTGATGGCTCCACCAGTGTGACCCAGTGCAAGAGTATGTGGCAGGCCAGGCTGTGGAAAATGGGGTGGGGAGGCCTGGGAGCAGTAGGCTTGGGAAGAAGTTGGAGGTGGGCAGGGTAGTGAACCGGCAAGGAGCAGAGCTGGGGGGCGTGGCTAGGCAGGCAGGtcccaccctccctctctccccagcccaccTACACTCAAGGCCTGTTGTTGGGCTGGGCCCTGAAGTGCCCTATCCCTGCAGGGGAAGGAGACAGGTAGGAGGGAGGTACGGACAGGTAAAGTGAGGCAAGATGGTACTAAAagggcaggaaggaaaggggaaccCAGAACTTGGAGGAGATGATGAACTCCATGTGTCTGACTTCCACTTCAGAACTCTTCAATTTCCCCAGCCTGTTCACCCACtgacttctcttctctttcttgcttTGCCCACCGGGCTTGGCTACAGATCGCCAATGTGGTGGGGAGCTGGGTGAGTTCACTGGCTATATCGAGTCCCCCAACTACCCAGGCAACTACCCAGCTGGTGTGGAGTGCGTCTGGAACATCAACCCCCCACCCAAGCGCAAGATTCTTATCGTGGTACCCGAGATCTTCCTGCCATCTGAGGATGAGTGTGGGGACGTCCTCGTCATGAGAAAGAACTGTGGGTGGCTGCAGAGCTGGGCCAGGGAAGGGCAATCCATATCTGGttgaggggggagagagagagaaaactggtGGTGGAAGAACTGGGGCAATGATGAGTAAGGCCttggaagcaaaggaaaatagcAATGAATGCTACATGTCCAGTGGAGGGCAGAGTTAAGAAAGCCAGCTTTGGGAGTGGAATTCCAATAGTATTACATGTGTTACTTTCCTATTCTAGTATTTTTACAGCtccattcatttaaatattaaacttTTCACACTGTGTGAGTGCCTGGGTGTCAAAGAACAGGCCCAGGGCCATGAGAAAGGATATGTGTATGGGTGTATGGAGGGGCTAGGGGAGCTGCGCGTATGAGGGAGGGCCTCTGTCAGCCTGAGTCCTCACTCTAGGAGGACTTGGGGAGCTTGCCCGGCTTTCTCCTGACCTGCTGCTTACCTTCCCAGCCTCCCCATCCTCCATTACCACCTATGAGACCTGCCAGACCTACGAGCGCCCCATTGCCTTCACAGCCCGCTCCAGGAAGCTCTGGATCAACTTCAAGACAAGTGAAGCCAACAGTGCCCGTGGCTTCCAGATCCCCTATGTTACCTACGATGGTGAGCAAAGGCAGGAGAGCCCGGGAGGTGGGTGAGAAAGGGCAGGTTCCAGGGTCtcaaagggaggaggaagagttCTCGCTCATCAGCCCCTCCCCTTCATGGACTTTGCAGAGGACTACGAGCAGCTGGTAGAAGACATTGTTCGAGATGGCCGGCTCTATGCATCTGAAAACCACCAGGAAATTTTAAAGGCGAGTGAATATTAACAATAATGACAGCCAGTGTTTAATGAGCATGTAACAATGGGCAGGCAATATGCTAAGTGCTTACTTGAATATTCCCTTTGATACACACAACAGGTCTATGGAGTAGGTACTTTTATCATTCCTAATAAAAAGCCTCTCATCTTTATGGAAgagaaagctgaggcacagagaattaGAGAACGTGCCCCAGTGGTAAAGCTGGAATTGGAGCCCAAACCCATACTCTGGGTAAGAGAAAGGGAAGATGAAGAGATGAAATGTCCTCTGCCTCTTCCACCAatgaatatatagaaaatgaGGTTTAGAAAGATGcttttgggatttccctggcagggAGCTCTCTCTTCAGTTCCCAGAGAAAAACAGTGCTCCTGTACAGCGTTTCTCAGGGTTAATtcagtatgctgctaagtcactgcagtcgtgtctgactctgtgcgaccccatagacggcagcccagtaggctcccccatccctgggattctctaggcaagaacactggagtgagttgccatttccttctccaatgcctgaaagtgaaaagtgaaagtgaagtcactcagttgtgccccactcttagcgactccatggactgcagcctaccaggctccgccgtccatgggattttccaggcaagagtactggagtgggctaccattgccttctccagtatagacctcttttaaaggaaaagaaacgtTTCCAACATTGAAGGGTGGTCTGGATACTCAGGTCCATGGATCCCAGTTTGAGAATGTCTTACTGAAGAAACTATAGTCCTAGTCACAGTATTATCCTTCATCAACTATCAATGCAAAAAACTGTTATTTTATgatagataaaataattttttattattatcagtgctcgcttcggcagcacatat
It encodes the following:
- the SCUBE3 gene encoding signal peptide, CUB and EGF-like domain-containing protein 3 isoform X3: MGSGRVPGLCLLVLLVHARAAQHSKAVQDVDECVEGTDNCHIDAICQNTPRSYKCICKSGYTGDGKHCKDVDECEREDNAGCVHDCVNIPGNYRCTCYDGFHLAHDGHNCLDVDECAEGNGGCQQSCVNMMGSYECHCREGFFLSDNQHTCIQRPEEGMNCMNKNHGCAHICRETPKGGIACECRPGFELTKNQRDCKLTCNYGNGGCQHTCDDTEQGPRCGCHVKFVLHTDGKTCIETCAVNNGGCDSKCHDAATGVHCSCPVGFMLQPDRKTCKDIDECRLNNGGCDHICRNTVGSFECSCKKGYKLLINERNCQDIDECSFDRTCDHICVNTPGSFQCLCRHGYLLYGVTHCGDVDECSINRGGCRFGCVNTPGSYQCTCPAGQGRLHWNGKDCTEPVKCQSSPGASKAMLSCNRSGKKDTCALTCPSRARFLPESENGFTVSCGIPSPRAAPARASHAGNSTNSNHCHEAAVLTVKQRASFKIKDAKCHLHLRNKGKVEETSRIAGPGGTPCSDCQVTFIHLKCDSSRKGKGRRARTPPGKEVTRLTLELEAEVRAEETTAGCGLPCLRQRMERRLKGSLKMLRKSINQDRFLLRLAGLDYELAHKPGPVAGERVEPVEACRPGQHRSGAKCVSCPQGTYYHGQTEQCVPCPAGTFQEREGQLSCDLCPGSDAHGPLGATNVTTCAGQCSPGQHSADGFKPCQPCPRGTYQPEAGRTLCFPCGGGLTTKHEGAISFQDCDTKVQCSPGHYYNTSIHRCIRCAMGSYQPDFRQNFCTRCPGNTSTDFDGSTSVTQCKNRQCGGELGEFTGYIESPNYPGNYPAGVECVWNINPPPKRKILIVVPEIFLPSEDECGDVLVMRKNSSPSSITTYETCQTYERPIAFTARSRKLWINFKTSEANSARGFQIPYVTYDEDYEQLVEDIVRDGRLYASENHQEILKDKKLIKAFFEVLAHPQNYFKYTEKHKEMLPKSFIKLLRSKVSSFLRPYK